The genome window CTGAGGAGCTGCTTTGGCATGAAGCTTTGGTGCTGTGCAAAAAACTGACCTACACGTGCCAGGCTTTTTTCCTGGGAGTAACAAGTCCTTCCAAAGCCTCTTTTATCATAAACTGAAGGTAttctttttccaaatgctttgCCACAAACTCCTGACCAAGATCCTGTCATGGTATTTTTCATCTTGTGTGTTCAGGTGAGCCTCTTCAATCTGTAACCCTCAGGAAATTCCCTCCCAGACTGGCTTTCACTTCTGTTCTGAGTAATTCTAGGGAAATTCAGCTGATAAAGATAATGCTTTTGGTGGAGAGGAAGTTCAgcatttaatgtttttctgGTGGAAGTGATGTGGTCAGGCTCTGAAGCTTCTGTGAAATGCTTCTGGAGAATTGTCTCATATTTAACATGTCTCCACTCTCATATACAGGTGAGAGAAACTGAAACCATGGATGCTGGATGGCTTGACTACCCTGCCTCTGGAGACTTGCCAGATGATGAAGACATCGGTGAATTCAGGCCTCACTTAACCACTGATGGATTAGATATAGATGAGACATCTGGGTCAGGAGGTAAGTGGGGAAGTGGGATCTCCCTCAGCTGTCGCTGTGAAGTTTCTTTCAGCACCAGCCCTTGAGTGATGAGCTAAAtcacagccagagctccagaggAGCCACAGTGTCAGGTGGAGATGAAAACTGTGACTTGTAGTCACTCAGATGAGAACAGTGAAAGTCGTGGTGCTGTGATGTTGAATCACTCAGGGAGGACAGATGGAGTCCAGCCAAGCCTGTCTTGCTGCAAATGAAAAGGCCTTGTGCTGGCTGGATCTTTTTCCTGTTGAACTCCAAAGAACTGCtgagaaactttaaaaaaacgAATCTATTGTTGAGGCAGTGTTAAAAGGCTTAAAGTTGATGTCTCAGCTGAGGCCAAACAAGGTAAAGGACTAACTGGTGTTCAAGTGAACTCTCTGTGACACGCAAAGCTCCCTGCCCAAACCAGTTTCTGTAGCTCTGTGTCCCTTCATGTGAATATTTGTTCTCTAAAGTAAAAGAGCACGTGCTGGGATCGGTGCCTGAGATGTTTGGGCAGATCTGGAGGTTTGGTGAAGGATCCTTTAGGGATGGGTGGTGGGAGCAGTGCCCTCCATTGGCATCACCTGGTAAACTATGGCACACCTGCTCTGAAGGGGCCAGTGGGTCCAGCTGAATATCCCTCCCAGCAGAGAGGTGTTGGTTTCAGGATTACATCCCATGGTCTTGTGCAATCCAAGTCATTACATGGTAAATAGTACTAATTGATAAGAGGGAATTGTAGAGGACAAGAGTCCTAGTTTATGTGCAGTTGCTGATGTTGCAGGAAGTGTCTGAATTCTCTAGGAACAGCATGTAACGAGACAAAAACTTGAGAGCCTTttctaacttcttttttttttcctcttctgcagaCTACCCAGACTCTGAAGATGGCTTGTATCTGACCACCATGGATACTGCTGTGGTAAGTATTGCTCCTGTATGATTTTAAGCAGCATGTAGCTCCTCTGGTCTGTCTGTGAAACTTTCTGAACACCCCCCCCACCCACAAGACGTGGCATCTAGAGGAATCCACCTGCATGAGCAGGCACAGTGTACTTGTAATGCACTGAGCAAACTTTCTGTGCCCTGCACACCCTCCTGGTTTCAGCTGTGGGTAGGCTGGGTGCTGCTTGCTGATGGGTGTGGTTTGTCTGTGTTCTGTAGATATCTGACAACTATATCCCTGGAGATACTGGGAGAAAAATAGAAggtgagaaggaaaacacaatgGTGGACAATGAAATCATTCCAGACAAAGCTGTACCTGTTGAAGAGAACCTGTCCAACAAGATCTCCATGGCAAGCACAGCCAACAGCAGCATCTTTGAAAGAACAGAAGTCCTTACAGGTAATGCTCCACCTTGTCCTGGTAAATCATTAATACTGAAAGTAAAACAGCTTCTGTTGTTCCCTGTTTCTCTGGGtagcagctccctgctgacaGGGGAATGAGTTGTTTTACATCTGTGGCTACCTGTGGCAGGGTGGCTTCTGCCTCCCAGTCCTTAAGCAACAGCAGATCCTGTTGCTGGGATAAATAGCTTGTTTTTGAGCCTGTTGGCTTGActcctgtggcagctgctctgcacccaGATACTGCCTCAGCAAGAGGTGTCTCTGGCCATAAAGCAGTGACTTCGTAGACTTTCGTATCAAATACAGGCATTTTCCTTTCTACCTCTGCCCAAGGTCTGCCTTTTCTGAGCTTTGCCAGAGGCCAAGCAACCCCTCTAAGAGATTCTAGCACATGGTCAGCTGTAGGAATCTGAGTACCAAAGTCTAGAGCAAAAGCAAGTGACTGCCTTGCCCTCAGCATGTGGGACAGGTCTGTCTCCAGCATATTGCTGCTTCAAGCTCTTGGCCTGATGGTCCAAGAATAAACCCAAGCCCTTTCTGCTGATCTGCAGCCATCCTCCCAGTCAGAGAAGAGATTGGAAGACTGGATTGCAAAACTGTCTAGCAAAGCAGCTGATATAGTGCAAGGAGTAGGTGTCACAACAAGGGGTAAACTTCAGTGAAATCTTGCTGTTGCTACCCTTTGTGTGAGGAGAGAGGAAACCTTAGTGTGTTTTTGcaggtttgtgggttttggttgttggggttttctggtttgtttttttttttttttttttagtaaagaTCTTGTTGGTAGTTGGATGTTGATGAATTGAAATACAGAGTCCCCAGGGTATGCTTGCACAGGTAGTTAACAAAACATTCAGATTGAGCTGTACCATTTTTCTTGTGGGTTGTGGTGGGTCTTTTTTGGatggggtttttctgttttgtctctATACAGGGAGAACATGTTCTTGTCAACATTTCTAAACTGGAAGATTAGCTCAAACTGGTTAATGTGGAACATGTGATTATTCTGTGGTGGGACTGGAAGCAATCTGGCCTTTCCCAGTAACATCTGCTGTTGCTGAAAGTGCCAGCACATAGTGACAGGCACATGGAcactgggggctgctgctcttgaAGCAGATTTGGTGATGTCACTGGTGCTTTGGAGTTGTCCAAGACTTACTCCAGTGTCTctttcctccccagctctcattgcaggaggagcagtgggtCTCCTGTTTGCCATCTTCCTGATCCTGCTCTTGGTCTATCGCATGAAGAAAAAGGACGAGGGCAGTTACGACCTGGGGAAGAAACCCATCTACAAGAAAGCCCCCACAAACGAGTTCTATGCCTAAAGCAGCACCTTGTGCCCATCAAGGGACAAACAGACTGTATGGAAACACTGTGCCCTCAGATGAGATGTGCTGaacaaatgcttttttatttttttggattGAATTTCAAAGTGActttgagaaaaaacaaacttcctTCGTGACCCTTCCCATCCCGCTCAGCTAACAAGGGCCCAATGAAATACAAAGAGTctgaaaaaaaacttcagtgtattttttttctctctaagtTAGTGTAAAAAGAATAAAGATGCCAAATTTTCTGCTTGGTTTTATAGAGGGTATATAAACACAAATTCCAGTGTCTCTTTCTTCCCCAGCTCTCattgcaggaggagcagtgggtCTCCTGTTTGCCATCTTCCTGATCCTGCTCTTGGTCTATCGCATGAAGAAAAAGGACGAGGGCAGTTACGACCTGGGGAAGAAACCCATCTACAAGAAAGCCCCCACAAACGAGTTCTATGCCTAAAGCAGCACCTTGTGCCCATCAAGGGACAAACAGACTGTATGGAAACACTGTGCCCTCAGATGAGATGTGCTGaacaaatgcttttttatttttttggattGAATTTCAAAGTGActttgagaaaaaacaaacttcctTCGTGACCCTTCCCATCCCGCTCAGCTAACAAGGGCCCAATGAAATACAAAGAGTctgaaaaaaaacttcagtgtattttttttctctctaagtTAGTGTAAAAAGAATAAAGATGCCAAATTTTCTGCTTGGTTTTATAGAGGGTATATAAACACAAACCAGACTGTATGGAAGCAAACACCATGTGTTTGCATCCAGCGTGCCGTGCTGGGATTGGCTGCTTCTATAGAAgatggcttgtttttttttttttttttttttggggggggggggggggggggtttttttttttttttttttttttacaaatctTGCTACTAGATGTCTTGCAGCAGGCTGTTGATGTGAAGCATTTTTGTGGAGAACTATTTATGAATCTCTTACACTACAGATGATGTTGCCTTATCAGGGACTAAAGGCCCATAAGGTCTCAATATCCCTGAATGCCATAAAGGGCCTATGGGAATGTCTTCCCCAGGAGATTTGTCTCTTCCTGTTGGCCCCAGGCAAGGGTCATTAGTCCTCAAAATCAGGACAGCCAGTTGTGTTTGGCTATGGCAACACCCTTTCCTTGCCTTCAGTCTCTTACCTTTTTTTAAGGATTGCTTGTAGGATTTTTTTataacaaaattttaaagaaaatagccTAATGTTTATATAAAGTTTGTAGAAATcgttttgaaataataaaaaaaaaatctacttttttaatttcctcagatttattttttcaatccCTTTGTGTTTCCTTTGGGCGGGCATTTCTCTAGAGATGCTGTTTTATATGATTCGTATTCTGAACTGAAGTGGAGTTAGCTACAGAGTGTTACAGGTTTCTTCTAGTTCTATAGCAGCTACTATAGAGGGTAAAGATATTTATGgttttctcataatttttctaggattttttttaatagaattattTATAGTTTCTGAAATGGCTGCTTTCTCATTTGGTaacttttatcctttttatGTAAAACACTAATATAATGAGTCTCTGTGAAAACTATTTAAGCTTTATTCTGTGAATTTCAATTACAAATTCAAGGCCATAACTTCTTCTGTATGCAAAGTTGGATGCATAAATATGATTAAAGTAGGGAAAAGACAAGAGTAATTGTAGGCTGTAATATATTACAATCAGTCCTATAGAGCTATATATTGTATATTATTGAAGTAGGGAAAAGACAAGAGTAATTGTAGGCTGTAATATATTACAATCAGTCCTATAGAGCTATATATTGTATATTTTACTGAGATATATACAGATGAGAATGGAAAGGCTGGAGTTAATTCTTCAGCAGCCTTATGCTGTGGTGTGTAAGAGGCTTTTGATcttgtttgtgctgctgtttgtccAGTGTCTTGTGTAGAGCACCAGGGGCTCCATGGCCATGTCCTGGCTCCTGGAAGCAGCTGTGGCCAGGGTGTGCCAGGTTTGATCCTCAGAGCAGAGATCcccacctggagctgcccttggAGCAAACGCTGGAAGTGTGGAGGTGATGACTTTGTGTCCcctgtggagctgtgctgagtCCTGCCCCTTAGGGCAGACTGgatctgagctctgcctgggtgGAAGCACCAAGTTTTCGTAGGGGCAGGCTCTGAACTCCCCACTGTGGATCTTTAACATCCCCTGAACATGACTCCTACCTCCACTGAGAGTGGGACCAGCACCCCCGACTCCCAGAGCAAAGGGTGATGTGTGTCCTATGCCTTTGTGTCAGGAAGGTGTTGGCAGAACCACGAGCAAGTTGGGTCCTCCTGCATCTCTGAGTCGTCTGTGGTGTGAGACAAAAATCTGAGTGTGGGTCCCCAAACTGAGCACCTGAGCAGGCAGCACTAAACCAGGCAGTTGCAAAGGCTGGTTGGAAATCTTCATGGCTCCTGAGGCCTCCTTCCTGAGGCTTTGCTGTAGGCTTGAGGCCAAATCCAGAGAGGTgatagaagaaaaatgtcaccCCTTCTTGGGGTGAGGCAGGAACATGTGTTGAGACATCAGTGGCAGAGGAGAGGTCCTCCTCCAGTGATTCACTTGGTCCCAGTACAAGTGTGTTCGGGGAAACTGGGCTCTGGGAGGCTCTCAAAGCTGCACAGAGTTCACTGGAGGctggaaaggagaggaagggcTGCACTGCCTGtggacagctctgccaggcaggcaggagctggggctgcttctCGGAATATTTCAATTCTCTTGTGTAATTGCTCTTGGGGATTTTCCACTGttactggtttttattttctttttttccctcaaataaATGGTACTTTCTAAAACTGGCTTTTTGGACTGTTTCTGATCCGAAATTACTTTTGGGAGCTGGATAACTAGGAGCTGATGTTTGTATAACTACTTAGTTTACTGAAGGGGGAGGCACGCTGGGACCTGGTGTGGTGGCCTGCAGCTCAAAGGGGCTTtgtcagcagctcctgagctgctccagtccCTGACCCATGCCTGATTCCCATAGgaccagcagccctggggctctggagctgctcagctcctccagacAAGTAAAGCAGAGACAGCACAGTGCCATGGGGTGAGTGTCCTGCCTTGTGATCAGTTTTGTGATGGCACTTCGAGAGCGCTGTCCCCTTGTAATcaggaggggcagagggaggtAGAAGGAGgcctgtgcctgtcccctgATGGCAGCAGCACATGCCTGTCCCCTCAAATGAAAGCAGTGTACTGGGTATTTTGCTTAACCAAGTTTCAAGCCATCCCTGTTTAACCAATGCAGGCCTCCCAGTGGGTGCAGAGCTgatcagctgctctgggagcaagTCCACAGGTGACTTCATGCTGTTTGGGACTAAAACAGCTGCACTTTTAGGCAAGCTCTGGAGGAAGCTGCTCTTTGTCcaagcccctctgctctgtcagcTTGGTGCTCTCAAGGGCTAGGAGCCACCTCTCTCCCCAGGCAGGtgggagagcaggggctgttcgctgggagcagtgctgaggcTCCTCAGAAGTGCTGCATTTAAATGGATCATCATCCTCGAGAAAATCTAATTCCCTTCTCCCTGGTGGGagttcctgctgcaggtgctttGGATTAGCACAGACAGAGGAAACAAACGGGCTAGTACACAGCTCCCTCAGGGTAAGGGAATAGCACATGCTCTTCTGCTCCTCGttgcctgctctgtgccaggtgTGCTCTCAAAGGTCCTCTGAGAATTTCACCCAGAGCTAAGAAAAGCAGAGCCATGTGCTCTCCACAGCCTCCTGTGCTCCgtgggagctgctgtttgtCAGCACATCAGTGACGTACTCCTGCGATCTCCATGTTCTCCTGGCTCTGACAGCTTCTTCGAAGTGCTGCTTGGAACAACCTCtgtttgtcacttttttttttcctttttcctttctctctctcctgggCTCCGTCTCTTGGTTGCAAGAATCCTGTGTACTTTCCAAAACTGCCCTCAGCGTAAAAGTGCCTTGTTTTTGCAAAGCAATCTGGACGGGTAGTCTGCAAATCCCCAGAGCACAAGCCTGGCTGCCTGCCTGTCCTTGCCGAGCCCCAGTTCCTGAGCTGGATTTGTCACCATTCCCTCCATCTGCCTTTCTGTCCTTCTAGCTGGCCTGCCTGTACCTGTTTGTGCGCTGAGAGGTGCTAATAGCTTGAGAATTCCTGGTCTTCATCTCTGACCTTGCAGATagcactttttgtttttcttctttgaaaccagagcagcacaaagccaaAAGGCTGAGGATCTGCTTTATCTGGCTTGAAAATAGCTGGAACCCTCCCAGGCACTGATGTGACCAGTCAGTGATCACATCAGGCTGGGGAAGTTGTGTCATTCCCAAATGCCCCCTCAGTGGGGGatgtggaggagctggaaaattAGCCTTGCTGACCCCTTTGCTTTATGACTTCCAGGGGGTTTTTGAGGTGATGTTCCTGGGTGTTTGGGTCCCTTGTTTTGCAGTGTGAGCTGAGGCACTGGGGTatgtgctgtgctttgtgccAAAGGTGCCCAAATGGGTCACAGCAGTGATGTGCTGGTGATTGTGGTGCCTGTCCCCAACACCTTGaacctgcagagcctgggagggTACAGTTCCTGCACCCTGGAGATGTGGTGTTTGCCGTGAGCATACCATGAGTCAGGTGCACAGCTGGGcttcctgtggctgcaggtaGGGTCAGGGTGAGCCCAGGGGATGGGAGCCCTGGGTACAGCCCTCCTCTGCCTACTGGGGCTGGACTGGGGCATCGCTGGGCTCTCAGTTAGCTGGATAAACTGGGACTGTGTGGCAGGTAACAGAGGAGGTTATCCTTGGGGCTGGGGCCTGCCAGGTGAAAACCTTCCTTCCTCCGATATCGCTGTGTGCAGGTGACACTGTAGGGATGTTCTCATACTTGGGGCTAAACCCTTTCAgttcctccttccctgtccTCTGCCCCATCTTGCTTGGTGCCAGTCACGGTGCAAGTGGTGATGCCCGAAGTTCTGGTCTCTTTGGGGGGGCCAAGCCTGTCCCGTGTTCCAAAGTAGCTCTTGAAGGGTTGTGTTTCATTGAATCAGAAAAGGGATCCCAAAGTCTGATCCTCCAacacccctgccaggggcagggacaacttccacgagaccaggctgctcagggccccatccaacacggttttgaacacttccaggaacgGCAGGGCCATAATTTCCTCTCCGAACACCGCGACATTCCCCCGGTGCGTGTCCCGGCTCCCGCNNNNNNNNNNNNNNNNNNNNNNNNNNNNNNNNNNNNNNNNNNNNNNNNNNNNNNNNNNNNNNNNNNNNNNNNNNNNNNNNNNNNNNNNNNNNNNNNNNNNNNNNNNNNNNNNNNNNNNNNNNNNNNNNNNNNNNNNNNNNNNNNNNNNNNNNNNNNNNNNNNNNNNNNNNNNNNNNNNNNNNNNNNNNNNNNNNNNNNNNNNNNNNNNNNNNNNNNNNNNNNNNNNNNNNNNNNNNNNNNNNNNNNNNNNNNNNNNNNNNNNNNNNNNNNNNNNNNNNNNNNNNNNNNNNNNNNNNNNNNNNNNNNNNNNNNNNNNNNNNNNNNNNNNNNNNNNNNNNNNNNNNNNNNNNNNNNNNNNNNNNNNNNNNNNNNNNNNNNNNNNNNNNNNNNNNNNNNNNNNNNNNNNNNNNNNNNNNNNNNNNNNNNNNNNNNNNNNNNNNNNNNNNNNNNNNNNNNNNNNNNNNNNNNNNNNNNNNNNNNNNNNNNNNNNNNNNNNNNNNNNNNNNNNNNNNNNNNNNNNNNNNNNNNNNNNNNNNNNNNNNNNNNNNNNNNNNNNNNNNNNNNNNNNNNNNNNNNNNNNNNNNNNNNNNNNNNNNNNNNNNNNNNNNNNNNNNNNNNNNNNNNNNNNNNNNNNNNNNNNNNNNNNNNNNNNNNNNNNNNNNNNNNNNNNNNNNNNNNNNNNNNNNNNNNNNNNNNNNNNNNNNNNNNNNNNNNNNNNNNNNNNNNNNNNNNNNNNNNNNNNNNNNNNNNNNNNNNNNNNNNNNNNNNNNNNNNNNNNNNNNNNNNNNNNNNNNNNNNNNNNNNNNNNNNNNNNNNNNNNNNNNNNNNNNNNNNNNNNNNNNNNNNNNNNNNNNNNNNNNNNNNNNNNNNNNNNNNNNNNNNNNNNNNNNNNNNNNNNNNNNNNNNNNNNNNNNNNNNNNNNNNNNNNNNNNNNNNNNNNNNNNNNNNNNNNNNNNNNNNNNNNNNNNNNNNNNNNNNNNNNNNNNNNNNNNNNNNNNNNNNNNNNNNNNNNNNNNNNNNNNNNNNNNNNNNNNNNNNNNNNNNNNNNNNNNNNNNNNNNNNNNNNNNNNNNNNNNNNNNNNNNNNNNNNNNNNNNNNNNNNNNNNNNNNNNNNNNNNNNNNNNNNNNNNNNNNNNNNNNNNNNNNNNNNNNNNNNNNNNNNNNNNNNNNNNNNNNNNNNNNNNNNNNNNNNNNNNNNNNNNNNNNNNNNNNNNNNNNNNNNNNNNNNNNNNNNNNNNNNNNNNNNNNNNNNNNNNNNNNNNNNNNNNNNNNNNNNNNNNNNNNNNNNNNNNNNNNNNNNNNNNNNNNNNNNNNNNNNNNNNNNNNNNNNNNNNNNNNNNNNNNNNNNNNNNNNNNNNNNNNNNNNNNNNNNNNNNNNNNNNNNNNNNNNNNNNNNNNNNNNNNNNNNNNNNNNNNNNNNNNNNNNNNNNNNNNNNNNNNNNNNNNNNNNNNNNNNNNNNNNNNNNNNNNNNNNNNNNNNNNNNNNNNNNNNNNNNNNNNNNNNNNNNNNNNNNNNNNNNNNNNNNNNNNNNNNNNNNNNNNNNNNNNNNNNNNNNNNNNNNNNNNNNNNNNNNNNNNNNNNNNNNNNNNNNNNNNNNNNNNNNNNNNNNNNNNNNNNNNNNNNNNNNNNNNNNNNNNNNNNNNNNNNNNNNNNNNNNNNNNNNNNNNNNNNNNNNNNNNNNNNNNNNNNNNNNNNNNNNNNNNNNNNNNNNNNNNNNNNNNNNNNNNNNNNNNNNNNNNNNNNNNNNNNNNNNNNNNNNNNNNNNNNNNNNNNNNNNNNNNNNNNNNNNNNNNNNNNNNNNN of Ficedula albicollis isolate OC2 chromosome 20, FicAlb1.5, whole genome shotgun sequence contains these proteins:
- the SDC4 gene encoding syndecan-4 isoform X3 → MVFFILCVQVRETETMDAGWLDYPASGDLPDDEDIGEFRPHLTTDGLDIDETSGSGDYPDSEDGLYLTTMDTAVISDNYIPGDTGRKIEGEKENTMVDNEIIPDKAVPVEENLSNKISMASTANSSIFERTEVLTALIAGGAVGLLFAIFLILLLVYRMKKKDEGSYDLGKKPIYKKAPTNEFYA
- the SDC4 gene encoding syndecan-4 isoform X2, yielding MRAGENRLCVSSKVRETETMDAGWLDYPASGDLPDDEDIGEFRPHLTTDGLDIDETSGSGDYPDSEDGLYLTTMDTAVISDNYIPGDTGRKIEGEKENTMVDNEIIPDKAVPVEENLSNKISMASTANSSIFERTEVLTALIAGGAVGLLFAIFLILLLVYRMKKKDEGSYDLGKKPIYKKAPTNEFYA
- the SDC4 gene encoding syndecan-4 isoform X1, with product MWSGSEASVKCFWRIVSYLTCLHSHIQVRETETMDAGWLDYPASGDLPDDEDIGEFRPHLTTDGLDIDETSGSGDYPDSEDGLYLTTMDTAVISDNYIPGDTGRKIEGEKENTMVDNEIIPDKAVPVEENLSNKISMASTANSSIFERTEVLTALIAGGAVGLLFAIFLILLLVYRMKKKDEGSYDLGKKPIYKKAPTNEFYA